A genomic window from Xenorhabdus cabanillasii includes:
- a CDS encoding isochorismate synthase translates to MLKLTTEYHTSELLDFSCDDFVFLSSNKSLHARGHFAKVTTPANHHDDIDNLLSDHLSQLLLQAEQAGIKNPIAVGAIPFDKRQPSALYIPYDYRWLERETVHFSTRSSMPSLQIQQWHLWPGKEEFCQMVFQAVDAIHHGLLDKVVLSRLLDIEFDRKPDSIQLLTQLNTQNPYSYNFHIPLENSTLIGASPELLLRKQGNTLISQPLAGSSRRSHNTLEDNALRQSLLHSAKDHHEHQLVIDAIRTALTEHCTELMIPDSPSIFSTPLLWHLATEIRSELRNKHTNVLSVASLLHPTPALCGTPRERAYELIAQLEPFERNYFGGMVGWCDAKGNGEWVVAIRCGELSENHIRLFAGAGIVADSQPHAEWQETGVKLGTMLQALGLSDSKEHVL, encoded by the coding sequence GTGCTTAAGTTAACGACTGAATATCACACATCCGAATTATTGGATTTTAGTTGTGATGATTTTGTGTTCCTATCTTCAAATAAGAGCCTGCATGCACGAGGACATTTTGCCAAAGTAACCACTCCCGCCAATCATCATGATGATATTGATAATCTATTGAGTGACCATTTATCTCAATTACTCCTTCAAGCGGAACAAGCTGGAATTAAAAATCCTATTGCAGTAGGGGCAATCCCTTTTGATAAACGCCAACCTTCCGCCCTCTACATACCTTATGACTACCGTTGGCTGGAACGGGAAACTGTACATTTTTCCACTCGATCCTCTATGCCATCGTTACAAATACAGCAATGGCATTTATGGCCTGGAAAAGAAGAATTTTGCCAGATGGTCTTTCAAGCTGTTGACGCCATACATCATGGTTTGCTTGATAAGGTCGTCCTTTCGCGTCTACTGGATATTGAATTTGATCGGAAGCCTGACTCTATCCAGCTTTTGACGCAGCTTAATACCCAAAACCCTTATAGCTACAACTTCCATATTCCGCTAGAAAACAGCACGTTAATTGGTGCCAGCCCAGAACTTCTGCTACGTAAACAGGGCAATACCCTTATTTCTCAACCACTGGCAGGTTCATCACGCAGAAGTCACAATACTCTGGAAGACAATGCGTTACGCCAATCACTGCTACATTCAGCTAAAGATCACCATGAACATCAATTAGTGATTGATGCTATCCGAACCGCACTCACTGAACATTGTACGGAATTGATGATCCCTGACTCTCCTTCAATATTCAGTACCCCTTTACTTTGGCACCTCGCGACAGAAATACGCAGCGAATTGCGCAATAAACACACTAACGTCCTCTCTGTTGCCAGCTTACTCCATCCGACTCCGGCACTTTGTGGAACACCAAGAGAACGGGCATACGAACTCATCGCTCAGCTCGAACCCTTCGAGCGTAACTATTTTGGCGGTATGGTCGGTTGGTGTGATGCCAAAGGCAATGGTGAATGGGTTGTTGCCATTCGCTGTGGTGAATTATCCGAAAACCATATCCGACTCTTTGCAGGAGCAGGCATCGTTGCTGACTCACAACCCCATGCTGAATGGCAAGAAACAGGAGTGAAACTTGGCACCATGCTACAAGCTCTAGGATTATCTGACAGTAAGGAACATGTGTTATGA
- a CDS encoding TonB-dependent siderophore receptor — translation MVLPIKNETLKTVKKTIKNYNYNKLFLSLTSVLLLSPYASANNGTANNSEDTLIVTGRMKGYSEKNFVESDSTAGTKSLTPLIKTPQSISVINRAQMEAQGATSVADALNYSSGVVTNYRGSSNRNDEVITRGFRYAPKFLDGLSYSNQLDPWLLERVELVHGPASVLYGQVSPGGLINMTSKRPTDQPVHKVQMKGGNRSLGELAFDFGGDFGDDIPVLYRLNGVLSTQKQFVKDYKKERIAIAPALTWIPNNNTTFTLLTSYQYDPKAGFRNFYPKKGTVTSVPNVGYIPYKMNLSDPSFNQARREQSSIGYILEHDINDVFSFQQNLRYSRANERFKLFVYTSDVKGLPTSIQRRPQREYSKTQSFNMDNQLKAQFSTSNIDHNVISGIDYKWADSHNKRWLKNGSQYSFDWSNPTWGIPVNENELPLSLNDKKKLYQLGAYVQDQLSWENWNLVLSGRYDWTETRQQNILKGSLTTQKDRAFTGRAGLLYAFDNGISPYISYSTSFEPNLAQGAPGTAAFKPTTGEQTEIGIKFQPKDHDTLLTLSLFDITQKNVTTRNPVTRFSEQIGKIGSKGAEAEIHSQITPEINLTASYTYTDTKTKDDSNTSRISKRVPSVPEHAASAWGSYSFTQTTLKGFTLGTGVRYIGSTSGDYEETFHVKPYALYDLMAKYDLGEASPQLKGASVQLNVNNLTNKRYVASCSNVEACFYGSGRSIVATVEYNW, via the coding sequence ATGGTACTACCTATCAAGAATGAAACATTGAAAACCGTAAAAAAAACAATTAAAAACTATAACTATAATAAATTATTCTTATCACTTACTTCTGTCTTACTGTTATCTCCCTATGCCTCAGCCAATAATGGGACTGCCAATAACAGTGAAGATACCTTAATCGTCACAGGCAGGATGAAAGGGTATTCTGAAAAAAACTTTGTAGAATCAGATAGTACCGCAGGCACCAAAAGCCTCACTCCGCTAATCAAAACTCCCCAGTCAATCAGCGTCATCAATCGCGCACAAATGGAAGCACAAGGCGCAACAAGCGTTGCCGACGCCCTGAATTATTCAAGTGGCGTTGTGACTAACTACCGCGGCTCTTCAAATCGTAACGACGAAGTGATTACCCGTGGTTTTCGTTACGCGCCTAAATTCCTTGATGGGTTGAGTTATAGTAATCAGCTCGATCCTTGGTTATTGGAACGTGTGGAGTTAGTACATGGACCGGCATCTGTGCTATATGGTCAGGTCAGCCCTGGTGGCTTGATTAATATGACCAGCAAAAGGCCAACTGACCAGCCTGTCCACAAGGTACAGATGAAAGGGGGTAATCGAAGCCTTGGTGAATTGGCTTTTGATTTTGGTGGTGATTTTGGGGATGACATTCCCGTTCTTTATCGTTTAAATGGTGTACTCAGCACCCAAAAGCAGTTCGTTAAAGACTATAAAAAAGAGCGGATTGCCATCGCTCCTGCGCTGACATGGATCCCCAACAATAATACGACGTTTACATTATTGACCAGTTATCAGTACGATCCCAAAGCGGGATTCCGTAATTTCTACCCTAAAAAGGGCACCGTAACATCTGTTCCCAATGTAGGCTATATTCCCTACAAGATGAATCTCAGTGATCCTTCTTTTAATCAGGCCAGAAGGGAACAATCCTCTATCGGTTACATCCTTGAACATGACATTAATGATGTCTTCTCTTTTCAGCAAAACCTGCGTTATTCAAGAGCAAATGAGCGCTTTAAGCTTTTCGTTTATACATCGGATGTAAAAGGCCTACCAACCAGTATCCAGCGCCGCCCACAGAGGGAATATAGCAAAACGCAGTCATTTAATATGGATAATCAGCTTAAAGCACAATTCTCAACCAGTAACATTGATCATAACGTTATCAGCGGAATCGATTACAAATGGGCGGATAGTCATAACAAAAGATGGCTTAAAAATGGAAGTCAATACAGCTTTGACTGGTCAAATCCAACCTGGGGTATTCCCGTCAATGAAAATGAGTTACCTCTTTCTTTAAATGATAAAAAGAAACTTTACCAGTTAGGTGCTTACGTACAAGATCAACTCAGCTGGGAAAACTGGAATTTAGTTCTGTCCGGGCGTTATGACTGGACTGAAACCAGGCAACAAAACATTCTCAAAGGCAGCTTAACAACACAGAAAGACCGAGCTTTTACAGGACGTGCCGGTTTATTGTATGCCTTTGATAACGGCATTTCGCCTTATATCAGTTACAGCACTTCCTTTGAACCTAACCTGGCGCAAGGAGCACCTGGCACAGCAGCATTCAAACCCACAACAGGTGAACAAACTGAAATCGGTATTAAATTCCAACCAAAAGATCACGATACCCTGTTAACACTTTCCCTGTTCGATATCACCCAAAAAAACGTAACCACCCGTAACCCAGTCACCCGCTTTAGCGAGCAAATTGGCAAAATTGGTTCAAAAGGAGCAGAAGCCGAAATTCATTCCCAAATCACACCAGAAATTAACCTAACAGCGAGCTATACCTACACAGATACTAAAACTAAAGACGATAGCAATACCTCACGTATTAGCAAAAGAGTCCCTTCAGTGCCTGAACATGCAGCATCTGCCTGGGGGAGTTATAGCTTCACGCAAACTACACTGAAAGGATTTACCCTGGGAACAGGTGTACGCTATATCGGATCTACTTCCGGTGATTATGAAGAAACATTCCACGTCAAGCCCTATGCCCTCTATGACTTGATGGCGAAATACGATCTTGGCGAAGCCTCCCCGCAATTAAAAGGTGCCAGTGTACAACTGAATGTGAATAACCTGACCAATAAACGTTATGTCGCTTCGTGCTCGAATGTAGAAGCTTGCTTCTATGGCAGCGGGCGCAGCATCGTTGCCACAGTGGAATATAACTGGTAA
- the fes gene encoding enterochelin esterase, translated as MKLVFQLSGTVDNLLSAPNVGSELWWKNIAILGTPIIEICKNHQVKTTFLWRDPHGDEQNSPFRQVYIDINGITDHHLPQPQSLQRLPGTDIWYWSVNLEDSWRGSYRFIPVTDAHLPPKFSDETKQRNQQQREWWISLFPLSIPDPFNLQGPHCNGLGLLLSAIHMPHAPEQVAWSLIDGTRPNHTAQPDKREPLLLHWHSERLNNQRRVWLYSTGKESTHPRPLIILLDGLTWAERMPVFPVIDVATEKRQMPEAVLLLIDVIDMSHRERELPCNPDFWQAIQNELLPLVAQYAAFSDKPEQTVIAGQSYGGLAALYAALHWPQRFGCVLTQSGSFWWPDSKIVRQFMSSSEHKPGWLTQQVLGQKVIPSSLKIFQEAGSREADIHFVNDQMHVALQGAGHNVNYRVFNGGHDVLCWRGGLIDGLSWLLAKK; from the coding sequence ATGAAGTTAGTATTTCAGCTATCAGGCACAGTAGATAATTTATTATCTGCTCCTAATGTTGGTAGTGAATTATGGTGGAAAAATATTGCTATTTTGGGAACGCCCATTATAGAAATTTGCAAGAATCATCAAGTTAAAACAACCTTCCTTTGGCGAGATCCTCATGGGGACGAACAAAACTCACCTTTTCGCCAAGTCTATATTGATATCAATGGCATCACTGATCATCACCTTCCGCAACCACAGAGCCTGCAACGATTGCCTGGAACGGATATCTGGTATTGGTCAGTGAACCTTGAAGATAGCTGGAGAGGAAGTTATCGATTTATACCTGTTACTGACGCACATTTGCCCCCCAAATTTTCCGACGAAACCAAACAGCGTAATCAACAACAACGTGAATGGTGGATTTCACTCTTTCCGTTATCCATTCCAGATCCTTTTAATTTACAGGGACCTCATTGTAATGGGCTTGGTTTGCTTTTATCGGCAATTCATATGCCCCATGCTCCTGAACAGGTTGCATGGTCATTAATTGATGGAACCCGCCCAAATCATACTGCGCAGCCAGATAAACGAGAGCCTTTGCTTTTGCACTGGCACAGTGAGCGGCTTAACAATCAAAGGCGTGTTTGGCTTTATTCCACAGGGAAAGAAAGTACGCACCCTCGCCCTCTCATCATTCTGTTGGATGGGTTGACTTGGGCGGAGAGAATGCCGGTTTTTCCGGTGATTGATGTAGCGACTGAAAAACGGCAGATGCCAGAGGCGGTTTTGCTGTTGATTGATGTTATTGATATGTCGCATCGAGAGCGGGAACTTCCCTGCAACCCAGATTTTTGGCAAGCGATTCAGAATGAATTGTTGCCGCTTGTTGCACAGTATGCGGCTTTTAGCGATAAACCTGAACAAACGGTTATAGCAGGGCAGAGTTACGGTGGGCTGGCGGCATTGTATGCCGCACTCCATTGGCCACAACGTTTTGGCTGTGTTCTCACACAATCGGGATCTTTCTGGTGGCCTGATAGCAAAATTGTTCGACAGTTTATGTCATCTTCTGAGCATAAACCCGGTTGGCTGACACAGCAGGTTCTTGGGCAAAAAGTTATTCCTTCGTCATTAAAAATCTTTCAGGAAGCGGGTTCCCGTGAAGCTGATATCCATTTTGTAAATGATCAAATGCATGTTGCGTTGCAAGGGGCAGGGCACAACGTGAATTATCGCGTGTTTAATGGGGGGCATGATGTGTTGTGTTGGCGCGGTGGGTTAATTGATGGCCTTAGTTGGTTGCTGGCTAAAAAATGA
- a CDS encoding MbtH family protein: MNLEQKNPFDDDEATFYVLINNQQQHSLWPAFAAQPAGWERVIGPSSRAACIAYIEEHWVDMRPASLRNRDPHKPSARTTDKSN; this comes from the coding sequence ATGAATTTGGAACAAAAGAATCCTTTTGATGATGACGAAGCCACTTTTTATGTACTGATAAACAATCAACAACAACATAGCCTTTGGCCCGCCTTTGCGGCACAACCCGCAGGTTGGGAACGGGTTATTGGCCCAAGTTCACGGGCCGCTTGTATCGCATACATTGAAGAGCACTGGGTGGATATGCGCCCGGCCAGTCTGCGCAATCGCGATCCACATAAACCATCTGCGCGAACCACGGATAAATCAAATTGA